From the Mustelus asterias chromosome 14, sMusAst1.hap1.1, whole genome shotgun sequence genome, one window contains:
- the LOC144503764 gene encoding NGFI-A-binding protein 1-like → MAASLPRTLGELQLYRILQRANLLSYYDAFIQQGGDDVQQLCEAGEEEFLEIMALVGMASKPLHVRRLQKALRDWVTNPSVFNQPLNSLPVSSIPLFKISESSAAFPASNANSNERNSNLRDPPVKFPKCLTTMCSQGLGPNKSGMAGNSPLQICSELRFWQGHSTTESEQSLSPADPASPSSPKENGEILDAAAVVAITESVERLIQGIPKADRNEVREFLKTNKKLAKMISHIFDMTDGDPHKEEEIRKYSAIYGRFDSKRKDGKHLTLHELTVNEAAAQLCTKDNALLTRRDELFTLARQVSREVTYKYTYKTSRSRCAEQDESSPKRIKTEDGSLHVQESLQILQQRQETLKEQMALARMKGDEAMIRNIQIQLEAIAAKYIMLVREQTGQDMLQVSERHPSATVCRLYSDEQNSRSPPAETMDGQAEKPLNLRISDHQSRQIMQQMVSREDLQLAQQVSNELSRLYSSNPREPHSSENIGTLKEFCQTVLNHTEKKNEVLKPIKIEPEDIR, encoded by the exons ATGGCAGCTTCTTTACCAAGGACCCTTGGTGAACTGCAACTCTATCGCATTCTACAGCGAGCCAATCTCTTGTCTTATTATGATGCTTTCATTCAGCAAGGGGGAGACGATGTACAGCAGCTCTGTGAAGCAGGGGAGGAGGAATTCTTGGAAATCATGGCCCTGGTTGGCATGGCTAGCAAACCTCTGCATGTCAGGAGGTTGCAAAAAGCTTTGAGAGACTGGGTGACAAATCCCTCCGTTTTCAATCAACCCCTGAACTCTCTCCCAGTCAGCAGCATCCCACTGTTCAAAATATCTGAGAGCTCAGCTGCTTTTCCTGCGTCAAATGCTAACAGTAATGAAAGAAACAGTAACCTCCGGGATCCTCCTGTGAAGTTTCCAAAATGCTTAACTACCATGTGCAGTCAGGGACTGGGACCTAATAAATCTGGCATGGCAGGGAATTCACCACTGCAAATATGCAGTGAACTACGGTTCTGGCAAGGGCATTCCACTACTGAGAGTGAACAGAGTCTTTCCCCTGCTGATCCTGCATCTCCATCTTCACCAAAAGAAAATGGTGAAATTCTTGATGCTGCTGCAGTCGTTGCAATTACAGAATCTGTTGAGCGTTTGATTCAAGGCATTCCAAAAGCAGACAGAAATGAAgtgagagaatttttaaaaaccaataAGAAGTTAGCAAAAATGATTAGTCACATCTTTGACATGACTGATGGTGACCCTCACAAAGAAGAAGAAATCCGAAAATATAGTGCAATATACGGTCGGTTTGATTCCAAAAGGAAGGATGGAAAACATCTTACACTTCATGAG CTAACTGTTAATGAAGCAGCTGCTCAACTCTGTACAAAGGATAACGCATTGCTCACTCGGAGAGATGAACTATTTACATTAGCTCGACAGGTCTCCCGAGAAGTAACCTACAAATACACCTATAAAACCTCCAG GTCTAGATGTGCAGAACAAGATGAATCGTCGCCCAAACGAATAAAAACCGAG GATGGTTCTTTACATGTTCAAGAATCGCTACAGATTTTGCAACAGAGACAAGAGACATTAAAAGAGCAAATGGCCTTAGCTAGGATGAAAGGTGATGAGGCCATGATTCGTAATATTCAG ATTCAACTTGAAGCAATAGCAGCTAAATACATAATGCTTGTGCGTGAGCAAACAGGTCAGGATATGTTACAAGTGTCTGAGAGACATCCGTCTGCCACAGTTTGCAGGCTGTATTCTGATGAGCAGAATTCCAGAAGCCCTCCTGCAGAGACCATGGATGGACAAG CTGAAAAACCACTGAATCTCAGGATCTCTGACCATCAGAGTAGGCAAATAATGCAGCAAATGGTATCAAGAGAAGATCTACAGCTTGCTCAGCAAGTGTCGAATGAATTAAGCAGACTTTATTCAAGCAACCCAAGAGAACCTCATTCTTCAG AAAACATAGGAACCTTGAAGGAGTTTTGTCAGACCGTCCTAAATCACACAGAAAAGAAGAATGAAGTATTGAAACCTATCAAAATAGAGCCTGAGGATATTAGATAG